From a single Mycolicibacterium moriokaense genomic region:
- a CDS encoding SRPBCC family protein — translation MSESIYVAVPPDELYALVSDVTRTGEWSPVCKECWWDEGEGPKVGAWFTGRNELPERTWETRSQVVAADPGREFAWEVNNGWVHWGYTLEPEGDGTRLTEHWEFLPKGIAGFHERWGEHAEAQIEHRRALAESGIPATLAAIKRVAENS, via the coding sequence ATGTCGGAGTCGATCTACGTAGCCGTGCCTCCCGATGAGCTGTATGCGCTGGTGTCGGACGTGACAAGGACAGGGGAGTGGAGCCCCGTCTGCAAGGAATGCTGGTGGGATGAGGGCGAGGGTCCGAAGGTCGGCGCCTGGTTCACCGGCCGTAACGAGCTCCCGGAGCGCACCTGGGAGACCCGCAGCCAGGTCGTCGCCGCCGACCCGGGCCGCGAGTTCGCCTGGGAGGTCAACAACGGCTGGGTGCACTGGGGCTACACCTTGGAGCCCGAGGGCGACGGCACTCGCCTGACCGAGCACTGGGAGTTCCTGCCGAAGGGGATCGCCGGCTTCCATGAGCGGTGGGGCGAGCACGCAGAGGCTCAGATCGAACACCGGCGCGCCTTGGCGGAGAGCGGTATCCCCGCCACGCTCGCCGCGATCAAGAGGGTCGCCGAAAACAGCTGA
- a CDS encoding formylglycine-generating enzyme family protein, with product MTTDDLAWIPGQAAVLGSDRHYPEEAPARPISVDGFWMMARAVTNSQFAEFIDATGYLTVAERPLDPDDYPDAPPENLQPGSMVFTRTKGPVDLRHLNLWWTWTPGASWRHPVGPLSSIDKRAEHPVVHVAYEDAEAYAQWAGMSLPTEAEWETAARGGLDHAEYTWGDEPEVPGQPLANYWHGDFPWRPDRGYGRTTPVGSYPPNGYGLFDMAGNVWEWTTDWYGETHDSQPCCASDSYDPRQPQFQVPRKVVKGGSFLCADVYCLRHRPAARRPQPLDTGMSHIGFRCVKR from the coding sequence ATGACCACCGATGACCTCGCGTGGATTCCGGGACAGGCCGCAGTACTCGGATCCGATCGCCACTACCCCGAGGAGGCGCCCGCCCGCCCGATCAGCGTCGACGGATTCTGGATGATGGCCAGAGCGGTCACCAACAGTCAGTTCGCCGAATTCATCGATGCCACGGGGTATCTCACGGTTGCGGAGCGACCCCTGGATCCCGACGACTACCCGGACGCCCCACCGGAGAACCTGCAACCGGGGTCGATGGTGTTCACCCGCACCAAAGGGCCGGTAGACCTTCGACACCTCAACTTGTGGTGGACGTGGACGCCCGGGGCGTCGTGGCGCCATCCCGTCGGCCCGCTGTCGTCCATCGACAAGCGCGCCGAACACCCCGTCGTACACGTCGCATACGAAGACGCCGAGGCCTATGCGCAATGGGCGGGCATGTCGCTGCCCACCGAGGCCGAATGGGAAACCGCGGCCAGGGGCGGCCTCGACCACGCGGAATACACCTGGGGCGACGAGCCGGAAGTGCCGGGCCAGCCGCTGGCCAACTACTGGCACGGCGACTTTCCGTGGCGACCGGACCGCGGGTACGGACGCACCACGCCCGTCGGCAGCTACCCGCCCAACGGTTACGGCCTGTTCGACATGGCAGGCAACGTCTGGGAGTGGACCACCGACTGGTACGGCGAAACCCACGACAGCCAACCCTGTTGCGCCTCAGACAGTTACGATCCGCGGCAACCGCAGTTCCAGGTACCGCGCAAGGTGGTCAAAGGCGGTTCATTTCTCTGTGCCGACGTGTATTGCCTGCGGCACCGTCCCGCTGCCCGACGTCCGCAGCCCCTCGACACCGGCATGAGCCACATCGGGTTCCGCTGCGTCAAGCGCTGA
- a CDS encoding HAD family hydrolase, translating into MLESWVGGPTKSAIIDFVGRVTSEGPHFVAPEHRVAVFDNDGTLWCEKPMYIQLDFIVRRLAEKAASDRSLAAQPPYQAAAAGDLHWFGGAITKHYQGDDTDLKVLVQAVMSLHESMSVEDHAALVAAFFAEAKHPTLGRPYPECVYVPMVELLRYLEDHGFTCYIVSGGGRDFMRPITGEIYGIPPERVVGSAQGLKFDGAEGHGDLLIQPALDIFDDGPEKPVRVWSRIGRRPILSAGNSNGDDEMLQYCGRPRAAALRMLVLHDDAEREFDYTAGAERVLEHAAAYGWTVVSMKNDWATVFGV; encoded by the coding sequence ATGCTCGAGTCGTGGGTCGGCGGTCCCACGAAGTCCGCGATCATCGACTTCGTGGGGCGCGTCACCTCCGAAGGGCCCCACTTCGTCGCACCCGAGCATCGCGTCGCGGTCTTCGACAACGACGGCACGCTGTGGTGCGAGAAGCCGATGTACATCCAGCTCGACTTCATCGTTCGCCGGCTGGCGGAGAAGGCCGCGTCCGACAGATCTTTGGCCGCACAGCCGCCGTACCAGGCGGCGGCCGCCGGCGACTTGCACTGGTTCGGAGGCGCGATCACCAAGCACTATCAGGGTGACGACACCGACCTGAAAGTGCTTGTGCAGGCGGTGATGTCACTGCACGAGTCGATGAGCGTCGAAGACCACGCGGCACTGGTCGCGGCCTTCTTCGCCGAGGCGAAGCATCCAACGCTCGGCCGGCCGTATCCGGAGTGCGTATACGTGCCGATGGTGGAGCTGTTGCGGTATCTCGAGGACCACGGCTTCACCTGCTACATCGTCTCCGGCGGTGGCCGGGATTTCATGCGGCCGATCACGGGCGAGATCTACGGAATCCCACCTGAGCGCGTCGTCGGCAGCGCACAGGGCCTGAAGTTCGACGGGGCCGAGGGACACGGCGACCTGCTGATCCAGCCCGCACTCGACATCTTCGACGACGGACCCGAGAAACCGGTGCGGGTCTGGAGCCGCATCGGCAGGCGGCCGATCCTGTCGGCGGGGAACTCAAACGGTGACGACGAGATGCTGCAGTACTGCGGACGGCCCCGCGCCGCAGCTTTGAGAATGCTGGTGCTGCACGACGACGCCGAACGCGAATTCGACTACACCGCGGGGGCCGAACGCGTGCTCGAGCACGCCGCCGCCTACGGCTGGACCGTCGTGAGCATGAAGAACGACTGGGCGACAGTCTTCGGTGTCTGA
- a CDS encoding arylsulfatase, which yields MPDSKPNILVIWGDDIGISNLSCYSRGMMGYFTPNIDRIASEGMLFTDSYGEQSCTAGRSSFITGQSVYRTGMSKVGMPGVDIGLQKEDPTIAELLKPLGYATGQFGKNHLGDLNKYLPTAHGFDEFFGNLYHLNAEEEPEHVDYPTAEEAPLLRAALLPRGVIHSWATTEDSGEVDDRYGPVGKQRIEDTGPLTKKRMETIDDETTAACADFIRRQHETNTPFFVWMNMTHMHFRTHTKPESLGQAGRWQSPYHDTMIDHDRNVGTLLDLVDELGIAEDTIVIYSTDNGPHANSWPDGATTPFRSEKATNWEGAFRIPEMIRWPGKIKAGSVSNEIVQHHDWLPTFLAAAGDPDIVEKLKKGHQAGDMKYRVQIDGYNLLPYLTGEVDESPRRGMIYFSDDGDVLGIRAENWKIVFMEQRCPGTLQVWFEPFTPLRAPKLFNLRTDPYEHADVTSNTYWDWTIDRLYLMLYGSALATQFLETFKEFPPRQEPASFTIDHAVEQLNKFLASRGG from the coding sequence ATGCCTGATTCAAAGCCGAACATCCTCGTCATCTGGGGCGACGACATCGGAATCTCCAACCTCAGCTGCTACAGCCGCGGGATGATGGGTTACTTCACTCCCAACATCGACCGGATCGCCAGCGAAGGAATGCTGTTCACCGACTCCTATGGTGAGCAAAGTTGCACGGCGGGCCGGTCGTCGTTCATCACAGGGCAGAGCGTGTACCGCACCGGCATGAGCAAAGTCGGGATGCCCGGCGTCGATATCGGGCTTCAGAAGGAGGACCCGACGATTGCCGAGCTCCTCAAGCCATTGGGTTACGCCACAGGGCAATTCGGCAAGAATCATCTTGGTGACCTCAACAAGTATCTGCCGACCGCGCACGGCTTCGACGAATTCTTCGGCAACCTCTACCACCTCAATGCGGAGGAGGAACCCGAGCACGTCGACTACCCGACCGCGGAGGAGGCCCCGCTGCTACGGGCCGCACTGCTCCCCCGCGGCGTCATCCATTCCTGGGCCACGACAGAGGATTCGGGCGAGGTCGACGACCGGTACGGGCCGGTCGGCAAGCAACGTATCGAGGACACCGGGCCGCTGACGAAGAAGCGGATGGAAACCATCGACGACGAAACCACCGCCGCCTGTGCTGACTTCATCAGACGCCAGCACGAAACCAATACGCCGTTCTTCGTCTGGATGAACATGACGCACATGCACTTCCGGACCCACACCAAGCCCGAGAGTCTCGGTCAGGCGGGCAGATGGCAGTCGCCGTACCACGACACGATGATCGACCACGACCGCAACGTCGGCACACTGCTCGATCTGGTCGACGAACTGGGCATCGCCGAGGACACCATCGTCATCTACTCCACCGACAACGGGCCGCACGCCAACAGTTGGCCCGACGGCGCGACGACGCCGTTCCGCAGCGAGAAGGCCACCAACTGGGAAGGCGCCTTCCGCATCCCCGAGATGATCCGCTGGCCTGGCAAGATCAAAGCAGGATCGGTATCCAACGAGATTGTGCAGCACCATGATTGGTTACCGACTTTCCTGGCGGCTGCGGGTGACCCCGACATCGTCGAGAAGCTCAAGAAGGGACACCAGGCCGGGGACATGAAGTACCGGGTGCAGATCGACGGATACAACCTGTTGCCCTACCTCACCGGCGAGGTGGACGAGAGTCCCAGACGCGGAATGATCTACTTCTCCGACGACGGCGACGTGTTGGGAATCCGGGCGGAGAATTGGAAGATCGTGTTCATGGAGCAGCGCTGCCCCGGCACGCTGCAGGTGTGGTTCGAGCCGTTCACCCCGCTCCGCGCGCCGAAGTTGTTCAATCTGCGTACCGACCCGTACGAACATGCCGACGTCACGTCAAACACGTATTGGGACTGGACGATTGACCGGCTCTACCTGATGCTCTACGGCTCCGCCCTTGCGACTCAGTTCCTGGAGACGTTCAAAGAGTTTCCACCGCGGCAGGAACCGGCATCCTTCACCATCGATCACGCTGTCGAGCAGCTCAACAAGTTCCTGGCAAGCCGAGGCGGCTGA
- a CDS encoding 3-beta-hydroxysteroid dehydrogenase, with protein MGSTMTNDLGRVLVTGGSGFVGANLVTELLERGHEVRSFDRAPSPLPAHPRLEVLEGDICNPETVAAAVAGIDTVFHTAAIIDLMGGASVTDEYRQRSFSVNVTGTENLVRAAQAAGTKRFVYTASNSVVMGGKKISGGDETLPYTERFNDLYTETKVVAEKFVLSQNGVDGLLTCSIRPSGIWGNGDQTMFRKVFESVLAGHVKVLVGSKNVKLDNSYVHNLIHGFILAAQHLVPGGTAPGQAYFINDGEPINMFEFSRPVVEACRQRYPKIRVPGRLVWFAMTVWQWLHFRFGIPKPMVEPLGVERLYLDNYFSIAKAKRELGYEPLFTTEEAMKDCLPYYVELFDKMQNEAKAPAVSLAATAPPEG; from the coding sequence ATGGGCTCAACGATGACCAACGACCTTGGCCGCGTGCTTGTGACCGGAGGCTCCGGATTCGTCGGCGCCAATCTGGTGACCGAACTGCTCGAACGCGGTCACGAGGTCCGCTCGTTCGACCGCGCGCCCTCACCCCTACCCGCGCATCCGCGCCTCGAGGTCCTCGAAGGCGACATCTGCAACCCCGAGACCGTCGCCGCGGCGGTCGCCGGCATCGACACCGTCTTCCACACCGCCGCGATCATCGACCTGATGGGTGGCGCATCGGTCACCGACGAGTACCGGCAGCGCAGTTTCTCGGTGAACGTCACCGGGACCGAGAATCTGGTGCGTGCCGCGCAGGCGGCCGGGACGAAGCGGTTTGTCTACACCGCGTCCAACAGTGTGGTCATGGGCGGCAAGAAGATCTCCGGCGGCGACGAAACCCTGCCCTACACAGAACGATTCAACGACCTCTACACCGAGACGAAGGTGGTGGCGGAGAAGTTCGTGCTGTCACAGAACGGCGTCGACGGGTTACTCACCTGCTCGATCCGGCCGAGCGGCATCTGGGGTAACGGCGATCAGACCATGTTCCGCAAGGTGTTCGAGAGCGTGCTCGCGGGTCACGTCAAGGTGCTGGTCGGCAGCAAGAACGTCAAGCTCGACAATTCGTACGTACACAACCTGATTCACGGCTTCATCCTCGCCGCGCAGCACCTGGTGCCCGGCGGCACCGCACCCGGGCAGGCGTACTTCATCAACGACGGCGAGCCGATCAACATGTTCGAGTTCTCGCGGCCCGTGGTGGAGGCGTGCCGTCAGCGCTACCCGAAGATCCGCGTACCCGGCCGGCTGGTGTGGTTCGCGATGACGGTGTGGCAATGGCTGCACTTCCGCTTCGGAATACCCAAGCCGATGGTCGAACCCCTCGGGGTGGAGCGGCTGTACCTCGACAACTACTTCTCCATCGCCAAGGCGAAGCGCGAACTGGGATATGAGCCGCTGTTCACCACTGAAGAGGCGATGAAAGACTGCCTGCCCTACTACGTCGAACTGTTCGACAAGATGCAGAACGAGGCCAAGGCGCCTGCCGTCAGCCTCGCCGCGACCGCGCCGCCGGAGGGCTGA
- a CDS encoding exodeoxyribonuclease VII small subunit: MKPISELGYEEARDELVAVVQQLEQGGLDLDASLKLWERGEELAKRCEEHLAGARKRVEDVLAAREPEES; this comes from the coding sequence ATGAAGCCCATTAGTGAGCTTGGATATGAGGAAGCCCGCGATGAGCTGGTCGCCGTCGTGCAGCAGTTGGAGCAGGGCGGGCTCGATCTCGATGCATCGCTGAAATTGTGGGAACGCGGCGAGGAGCTCGCTAAACGCTGTGAAGAACATTTAGCTGGTGCCCGTAAGCGAGTCGAGGATGTTTTGGCGGCAAGGGAGCCGGAAGAAAGTTGA
- the xseA gene encoding exodeoxyribonuclease VII large subunit yields the protein MTEAEPGKSPDNPWPVRAVSTRVQKYIDKLGSVWVEGQIAQLNLRPTVAFIMLRDPAADMSLSVMCPRDLVENAPVELTEGVQVIMHGKLQFHPGRGTIALRVNEIRAVGLGELLERIERLRKLLEAEGLFDPRLKRPLPFLPNTIGLITGRASAAERDVVSVAQSRWPAVRFAIRNTAVQGPNTVPQVVEALRELDAHPHVDVIVIARGGGDIDALLPFYDETLCREIAKCTTPVVSAIGHEPDNPLCDLVADLRAATPTDAAKRIVPDAAAEQAAIRDLCRRGGRALRNWVHREQRHLDQLRNRPVLAAPLAALTARSEEIHRARTAARRDINRMVAAETDRIGHLSARLATLGPAATLARGYAVVQTLPDAFTGRVLRTTADAPKGARLRIRVADGAVTAVSDGPEGPLSASAERGTR from the coding sequence ATGACTGAGGCGGAGCCGGGCAAGTCGCCCGACAATCCCTGGCCCGTGCGCGCGGTCTCCACCCGCGTCCAGAAGTACATCGACAAGCTCGGCTCGGTATGGGTGGAGGGCCAGATCGCCCAGCTGAATCTGCGACCCACGGTCGCGTTCATCATGTTGCGCGACCCGGCTGCCGACATGTCGCTGTCCGTGATGTGCCCGCGAGACCTCGTCGAGAACGCACCGGTGGAACTCACCGAGGGCGTGCAGGTCATCATGCACGGCAAGTTGCAGTTCCACCCCGGGCGCGGCACTATCGCGTTGCGGGTGAACGAGATTCGCGCGGTGGGACTCGGTGAACTCCTCGAACGCATCGAGCGGCTGCGCAAGCTGCTCGAGGCCGAGGGTCTGTTCGATCCGCGCCTCAAGAGACCACTGCCCTTCCTGCCGAACACCATCGGCCTCATCACCGGACGGGCCTCGGCTGCCGAACGCGACGTCGTGTCCGTCGCTCAGAGTCGTTGGCCCGCAGTGCGGTTCGCCATCCGCAACACAGCGGTACAGGGGCCCAACACGGTTCCACAGGTCGTGGAGGCGCTGCGCGAACTCGATGCCCACCCGCACGTCGACGTGATCGTGATCGCGCGCGGCGGCGGGGACATCGACGCACTGCTGCCCTTCTACGACGAGACCCTGTGCCGCGAAATCGCCAAGTGCACAACACCTGTCGTGAGCGCGATCGGCCACGAACCCGACAATCCGCTCTGCGACCTGGTCGCCGACCTGCGCGCGGCCACCCCCACCGACGCCGCCAAACGCATCGTCCCCGACGCGGCCGCCGAACAGGCCGCCATCCGGGATCTGTGCCGACGCGGCGGCCGCGCACTGCGGAACTGGGTGCACCGCGAACAGCGCCACCTCGACCAGTTGCGCAATCGGCCGGTGCTGGCCGCGCCGCTGGCCGCCCTCACTGCCAGGTCCGAGGAGATACACCGCGCCCGCACCGCGGCCCGGCGCGACATCAACCGCATGGTGGCCGCGGAGACCGACCGCATCGGACACCTGTCGGCCCGCCTGGCCACACTGGGACCGGCGGCCACACTGGCGCGCGGCTACGCGGTCGTGCAGACCCTGCCGGATGCCTTCACTGGGAGGGTGCTCCGGACCACTGCCGACGCCCCCAAGGGTGCGCGGTTGCGGATTCGGGTGGCCGACGGTGCGGTCACAGCCGTCAGCGACGGTCCAGAAGGTCCGCTCAGCGCGAGCGCTGAAAGGGGTACTAGATGA
- a CDS encoding lipid droplet-associated protein, protein MATAPYGVRLLVGAAVTAIEETRKIPQTILTYPMTVASQIAHLVMKVQQDVADLVIKGDETLDSLFPPKDEQPEWATFDEDLEDAPAKPAVDGERLTEGRFALFTGGEPETAKASNNASDPEPAARPADSVPEIVEELDYESLTLAQLRARLTSLRVADLHALLEYEETTKARAPFQTLLSNRITRATAK, encoded by the coding sequence ATGGCAACTGCACCGTATGGGGTCCGTCTGCTGGTAGGTGCGGCGGTGACCGCCATCGAGGAAACCCGCAAGATCCCGCAGACCATCCTCACGTACCCGATGACCGTGGCGAGTCAGATCGCCCACCTGGTGATGAAAGTGCAGCAAGACGTCGCCGACCTGGTCATCAAGGGCGACGAGACCCTCGACTCGCTGTTTCCCCCGAAGGACGAGCAGCCCGAGTGGGCCACCTTCGACGAGGATCTCGAAGACGCGCCCGCGAAGCCGGCGGTGGACGGCGAACGGCTCACCGAAGGCCGTTTCGCGCTCTTCACGGGTGGCGAACCCGAGACGGCCAAGGCCAGCAACAACGCCTCAGACCCTGAACCGGCGGCGCGGCCGGCGGACAGCGTGCCCGAGATCGTCGAAGAGCTCGATTACGAGTCGCTCACCCTGGCGCAGCTGCGTGCCCGGCTGACGTCGTTGCGGGTGGCGGATCTGCATGCGCTGCTGGAGTACGAGGAGACGACCAAGGCACGCGCGCCGTTCCAGACGCTGCTGTCCAACAGGATCACCCGCGCGACCGCGAAGTGA
- a CDS encoding 4-hydroxy-3-methylbut-2-enyl diphosphate reductase encodes MPPTINMGIPGASSSVTGGVKGKRVLLAEPRGYCAGVDRAVETVERALEKHGAPVYVRHEIVHNVHVVETLAKAGAIFVDETDEVPEGAIVVFSAHGVAPTVHQNAAERNLKVIDATCPLVTKVHNEAKRFARDDYDILLIGHEGHEEVVGTAGEAPDHVQLVDGPDSVDDVTIRDENKVIWLSQTTLSVDETMETVRRLRERFPTLQDPPSDDICYATQNRQVAVKAMAPECELVIVVGSRNSSNSVRLVEVALNAGSDAAYLVDYAEDIDPAWLDGVTTVGVTSGASVPELLVRGVLERLAEYGYDTVQPVTTANETLVFALPREIRPARA; translated from the coding sequence ATGCCACCGACTATCAACATGGGGATTCCGGGCGCATCGAGCTCGGTCACCGGTGGCGTCAAAGGCAAGAGGGTGTTGCTGGCCGAGCCGCGCGGATACTGCGCCGGGGTCGACCGCGCCGTTGAGACCGTGGAGCGCGCCCTGGAGAAGCACGGCGCGCCGGTGTACGTGCGACACGAGATCGTCCACAACGTCCACGTCGTGGAGACATTGGCCAAGGCGGGCGCGATCTTCGTCGACGAGACCGACGAGGTGCCCGAGGGCGCCATCGTCGTGTTCTCCGCCCACGGTGTCGCGCCGACGGTGCATCAGAACGCCGCCGAGCGGAACCTCAAGGTCATCGATGCCACATGCCCGCTGGTGACGAAGGTGCACAACGAGGCCAAACGTTTCGCGCGCGACGACTACGACATCCTGCTGATCGGACACGAAGGCCACGAGGAGGTCGTCGGCACCGCGGGTGAGGCACCGGACCACGTGCAACTGGTCGACGGACCCGATTCCGTCGACGACGTCACCATCCGCGACGAGAACAAGGTGATCTGGCTCTCGCAGACCACATTGAGCGTCGACGAGACGATGGAGACCGTGCGTCGGCTGCGTGAACGCTTCCCGACGCTGCAGGATCCGCCCAGCGACGACATCTGCTATGCCACCCAGAACCGCCAGGTCGCGGTCAAGGCCATGGCGCCCGAATGCGAGCTGGTGATCGTCGTCGGCTCACGCAATTCGTCGAACTCTGTGCGGTTGGTCGAGGTCGCGTTGAACGCCGGCTCCGATGCCGCGTACCTGGTGGATTACGCCGAAGACATCGACCCTGCCTGGCTCGACGGTGTGACGACCGTCGGTGTGACGTCGGGCGCGTCGGTGCCGGAGCTGCTCGTGCGCGGCGTTCTCGAGCGGCTCGCCGAGTACGGCTACGACACGGTACAGCCGGTAACCACGGCCAACGAGACGCTGGTCTTCGCACTCCCCAGGGAGATCCGTCCGGCTCGCGCCTGA
- a CDS encoding DUF6542 domain-containing protein, whose product MSAQRARSAVTADHRSVHPNIPGVPWWGAVLIAATLMAVGFAYDAGSGTKQLTSVFSGTYVVGCILAVLAVRQAGLFTAVIQPPLLLFGAVPMAYFVFTGSQLSNLKDTLINCAYPLIERFPLMFFTSAVVLLIGMARWYIGMSTRRGAPSTPVKEEPSGEGPLATAVAKISALLAARKADDEPDETPRRRRAATTTARPRSTSRSPKPTSRSAPSRSRHARPPETEIIEPVADRPRRPRPRRQGEPPIEPRRKPRTGAGQRRRRYDDEPPPERRSGYERPERRRRYDNDLPPLSYGGNGSGTHHPVSRVRYRGGEDGEDYDQYRAPRRSARERAVENWEYDI is encoded by the coding sequence GTGTCAGCACAGCGCGCACGGTCAGCCGTCACGGCCGACCACCGTTCCGTGCACCCCAACATCCCAGGCGTGCCCTGGTGGGGTGCTGTGCTCATCGCTGCGACATTGATGGCCGTCGGATTCGCCTACGACGCGGGGTCCGGCACGAAACAACTGACCAGTGTGTTCTCCGGCACCTATGTGGTCGGCTGCATTCTCGCGGTACTGGCGGTGCGGCAGGCGGGGCTCTTCACCGCGGTCATTCAGCCTCCGCTGCTGCTGTTCGGCGCCGTCCCGATGGCCTACTTCGTGTTCACCGGCAGTCAGCTGTCGAATCTCAAGGACACCCTGATCAACTGCGCCTACCCGCTCATCGAGCGCTTCCCGCTGATGTTCTTCACATCCGCGGTGGTGCTGCTCATCGGCATGGCGCGGTGGTACATCGGGATGTCCACGCGTCGCGGCGCACCGAGCACGCCCGTAAAGGAAGAGCCGAGCGGCGAGGGACCATTGGCGACGGCGGTCGCCAAGATCTCGGCTCTGCTTGCGGCCCGAAAGGCCGACGACGAGCCCGACGAAACGCCACGTCGGCGTAGGGCCGCCACCACCACCGCACGCCCCAGATCGACGAGTCGCTCCCCCAAGCCGACGAGCCGCTCGGCACCGTCGCGATCACGGCACGCACGCCCGCCGGAGACCGAGATCATCGAACCCGTGGCCGACCGGCCACGCCGCCCGCGCCCCAGGCGTCAGGGGGAGCCGCCCATCGAACCGCGCCGCAAGCCGCGGACCGGGGCCGGACAGCGCAGGCGCCGCTACGACGACGAGCCGCCCCCCGAACGTCGCAGTGGTTACGAACGCCCCGAGCGTCGCCGTCGCTACGACAATGACCTGCCGCCCCTTTCGTACGGCGGCAACGGCAGCGGCACACATCACCCGGTGTCACGCGTGCGCTATCGGGGCGGCGAAGACGGCGAGGACTACGACCAGTACCGCGCACCGCGCCGGTCAGCGCGCGAGCGGGCGGTAGAGAACTGGGAGTACGACATCTGA
- the ychF gene encoding redox-regulated ATPase YchF, which translates to MSLNLGIVGLPNVGKSTLFNALTRNDVLAANYPFATIEPNEGVVPLPDPRLAELAEMFGSEKLVHAPVTFVDIAGIVKGASEGAGLGNKFLANIRESDAICQVVRVFADDDVAHVDGRIDPKADIEVIETELILADMQTLERALPRLEKEARTHKDRRPVHEAAVAAQAVLDSGKTLFAAGVDTTLLRELNLLTTKPFLYVFNADESVLTDEAKKAELRELVAPADCVFLDAKIEAELQELDDESAAELLESIGQTERGLDALARAGFHTLKLQTYLTAGPKEARAWTIHQGDTAPKAAGVIHSDFEKGFIKAEVVSFDDLKEAGSMAAAKAAGKVRMEGKDYVMQDGDVVEFRHGATTKPK; encoded by the coding sequence GTGAGCCTGAACCTCGGAATCGTGGGACTGCCCAACGTCGGCAAGTCGACGCTGTTCAATGCGTTGACGCGCAACGACGTGCTGGCGGCCAACTACCCGTTCGCGACGATCGAGCCGAACGAGGGTGTTGTCCCGCTGCCCGATCCGCGGCTCGCCGAACTCGCGGAGATGTTCGGGTCGGAAAAGCTCGTCCATGCGCCGGTCACGTTCGTCGACATCGCCGGCATTGTCAAAGGCGCATCTGAGGGTGCGGGACTGGGGAACAAGTTCCTCGCCAACATCCGCGAGAGCGATGCGATCTGCCAGGTGGTGCGGGTGTTCGCCGACGATGACGTGGCTCACGTCGACGGCCGCATCGACCCGAAGGCCGACATCGAGGTGATCGAGACCGAGCTGATCCTCGCCGACATGCAGACGCTGGAGCGTGCGTTGCCGCGACTGGAGAAGGAGGCGCGCACCCACAAGGACCGCCGCCCGGTGCACGAGGCGGCGGTCGCCGCGCAGGCGGTGTTGGACAGCGGCAAGACGTTGTTCGCCGCGGGGGTGGATACGACTCTTCTACGTGAGCTGAACCTGCTGACCACCAAGCCGTTCCTCTACGTCTTCAATGCCGACGAATCGGTGCTGACCGACGAGGCGAAGAAGGCTGAACTGCGCGAATTGGTGGCGCCGGCCGATTGTGTGTTCCTCGACGCGAAGATCGAGGCGGAGCTGCAGGAGCTCGACGACGAGTCCGCTGCCGAGCTGTTGGAGTCGATCGGCCAGACCGAGCGGGGCCTGGATGCGTTGGCGCGGGCGGGTTTTCACACGTTGAAGCTGCAGACCTATCTGACCGCTGGTCCGAAAGAGGCGCGCGCGTGGACAATTCACCAGGGCGACACCGCGCCCAAGGCTGCGGGCGTCATCCACTCGGATTTCGAGAAGGGCTTCATCAAGGCTGAGGTCGTGTCGTTCGACGACCTGAAAGAGGCCGGGTCGATGGCCGCGGCCAAGGCGGCCGGCAAGGTCCGGATGGAGGGCAAGGACTACGTCATGCAGGACGGTGACGTGGTCGAATTCCGACACGGAGCAACAACTAAGCCGAAGTAG